From the genome of Deferribacteraceae bacterium V6Fe1:
TCGGAAATACTTAAAACACCCGGAATCGACATTAATCCTGCCAAAAAATAAGCCATTACCACAGAAGCACCGCATCTGCCATAAGCAACTCCCGGCAATAAAAATATCCCGGAGCTTACCATTGCACCTGCAGCGATACTGAATATATCGATAAATTTAAGCTCTTTTGCCAATTTCCCCATAAGTATTTATACAAGAAGAAATAATGCTTTTCAAGAAATGTTTGAAGATTAATAAAATGCTTACTTCAAAATCTACAAATCAGCTAATCCCTTTTAAAAACCTTACCAAGCTCTTTAAAAATATAATCCATATGCAGATTCATAGCATTATAAGCGGCTAAAGGCTTACCGTCTTTGATGGCATTAAATATTGCAGAGTGCTGGTTAAAAAGTTCTTCGTGGCTCCTTTCATCGGTGTACATTCTCGAGCGCACTTCATAACTTACCTTTTCAATCCATTCGTAAATATTGTTCATAATATGTATCAACAAAACATTATGGGTAGCATAACTGATGGTGGAGTGAAAGTTTGCATCTGAAATATATCCAATCTGCCCATAATCTTTTGCATCTTTCATTTCATTTAAATACTCTTGCATCTGCTCAATCTCTTTTTCATTAGCTCGCTCGGCTGCGGTATAAGCTGCCCAAGTTTCAAGAATACGCCTTACCTCCATCAAATCAAAGATGGCATTGTCCTTTCTCGTAAATTCCTCAAGAAAGCCATCAAAAGCTTCTGATGTAGCAACTTTCACATAAGTGCCATCCCCTTGAATTTGCTCCAAAAAGCCTTGAGCCTCAAGCTTTTGTAATGCTTCTCTAATAGATGGCCTGCTGACTCCAAGGGTTACAGCGAGCTCCCTTTCCGGCGGCAATTTTTCGCCTGGTTTCAATTTCCCTGTTAAAATTAACTCTTTAATTTGATCATATATTTCATCACTTATCTTTTTAGGCTTTATCTTTTTAAAAAGCATTGTTTTTAAGCTCCTTGGCATAATAAACTATCGGATGCTCTACCGTGGCCTGGCTACCGACTTCTACAATTGCATCAGTCAATTGCATAGCACAGCCAGGGCATGGAGTAAATATTTTTTTGACATTTTTACTTTTTACTTCCTCAGCCTTACTCATCCCCACAGCCTTTGAATCATCATATTTTTTCATATTAAAAGTCCCGCCAAAACCGCAGCAGCTTTGATTTTCAAGTACAACAAAATCCCCTTGAATATTTTCTTCCAAGTGTTTTTTCAAGTTAGCCTTTTTTGGACTTAGATAATGGCAAGGGGTATGAAGTGAAAATTTTTCGTCTAAATTCACGTCAAATTTTACATTCAATACTTCATCAAGAAACATCAAAATATCATAAAAATGCTTGTTAGGGCTTTTCTCTGTAACCTTTGGCCCCATTTCACTAAGAGCATACTGGCATGTAGGGCAGCAGGTAATCACATATTCGCAGTCTCTTTTATTTATGTCATCCAAATTTTCGTTAACCATTTTTTTATAAGTTTCAAGCTCACCAAGTGTTGCAGCAGGTATACCGCAGCATTTATTTACTTCTGGCACATAAACGCTCACACCAAAGTGGTTAAGGACACTTATTATCCCTTCCCCCCATTCGGGAAATATAAAATTTGCCGCACAGCCTGGATAGAAATAGACTTCCATCTTTTCATTTTGCGCCTTGTGAAACCCGCCGTGAGTCTTAGAAAAAGGTTTTTTTGCAATTTGCTTAACATTTCTTTTGGAGAATGACCCTAAAATTGGCTTGAAAATATCATTCTTTACCCTTTTGGCGCCAAACTTCATCCCTATATGCATCAAAGGTGCTATCTTTGCCAAAAGCTCGGGCTTTTCCATCACAATTTTTAAAATAGCCTTACCCCATGAGGGGAGCTTTTCTATTTTTCTCAAAACGGCTTTTGCTTTTAAAAATATCTCATCCGTCTTAACTCCGCTCGGACAATTTTCC
Proteins encoded in this window:
- a CDS encoding FadR family transcriptional regulator; its protein translation is MLFKKIKPKKISDEIYDQIKELILTGKLKPGEKLPPERELAVTLGVSRPSIREALQKLEAQGFLEQIQGDGTYVKVATSEAFDGFLEEFTRKDNAIFDLMEVRRILETWAAYTAAERANEKEIEQMQEYLNEMKDAKDYGQIGYISDANFHSTISYATHNVLLIHIMNNIYEWIEKVSYEVRSRMYTDERSHEELFNQHSAIFNAIKDGKPLAAYNAMNLHMDYIFKELGKVFKRD
- a CDS encoding (Fe-S)-binding protein, producing MDELIKELKELEELVLQCMKCGTCQAHCPLYQKDLLESTVARGKISLIESVYEGRLENATKILKHLDYCILCGRCKENCPSGVKTDEIFLKAKAVLRKIEKLPSWGKAILKIVMEKPELLAKIAPLMHIGMKFGAKRVKNDIFKPILGSFSKRNVKQIAKKPFSKTHGGFHKAQNEKMEVYFYPGCAANFIFPEWGEGIISVLNHFGVSVYVPEVNKCCGIPAATLGELETYKKMVNENLDDINKRDCEYVITCCPTCQYALSEMGPKVTEKSPNKHFYDILMFLDEVLNVKFDVNLDEKFSLHTPCHYLSPKKANLKKHLEENIQGDFVVLENQSCCGFGGTFNMKKYDDSKAVGMSKAEEVKSKNVKKIFTPCPGCAMQLTDAIVEVGSQATVEHPIVYYAKELKNNAF